The sequence below is a genomic window from Pseudomonas cannabina.
TCCGGCTTCGATGCGCATGAGCTCACCAGAAGCATCATCGACAGAGCCATCAGTAAGCGCAGCGGTCTGGTTTTGTCTTGCATCGTTTGCCACCTGGTTGGCCGCTTTCTGGCGGCGTTGTTCTTCGGTTCGGTAGTCGGTGGTCGTGGTGGCCACCGCTTCGGATTGGGCACTGACCTGCTTTGCCCACTTCGCCTGCCAGGCCAGATCGGTAACGGTCACGCCGTGCCGGTATGCCCCGTACAACGCACCTGCCAGCGCAAGCAGAATCAGCAGCAAACCCACCGCCCTCCACGGCAAGGCCTTCACGCCAGCACCTCAAGCGCTCGGGCGTACAGCGCCTGACGGTCAGCCAGTCCATTGGTGCCGCCGTTGATGCGTTTGGTGATGGTCAGGAAGTCGCCCTTGTCGGCCAGCGTGTTGAGCGCGGCCCGGTGCCAGAACCAAGCCGCCGACATTGCGGCGTACTGCGGCAGCTCGAGCAGTTCGGGATGGCTGATCAGGTCCAGCCCCAGCGCTTCGCCGCAAGCCTCGTAGTTCGCCCTTCCGGTCACCTGAATCAGGCCCCGCCCACGGTAGAGCTGGCCATCGCCGTCCGCCTCTGGCGTGTTGCCCAGGCGTTCAGCCAGCTTGCCGGTGTCGTACTTCGACAGGTACGCGCTGCCGCCCAGTTCGCGCACGTAACGCAGTTGGCCGGACTCATGACCGACCTGGGCGATGAAAGCTGCGATGCGCAACGGCGTCACGATCTGGTACTTGCTCATCGCCGTGTTGAGGACGGGTGCAAAAACGCCGGCTTTCTGGCCGGCGTTCGGGAGTGTCTGCAGTAGTTGCTGCGCGGTGATCGGCATCGGTGTTTCTCCAGGCAAAAAAATACCCGCTCGATGGCGGGGTGCGGGTGTTGCTGTGCAGGTGTTACGCGGCGGCAGGTTCGGCCGTTGGCTGTGCAGCGGCCTTCAGCGCCATCACTTCGGCGTGAAGCTCTTTCACGGCCCCCATCAGGTCGGTGATCAAGGCCATCGGGTCGAGCTGCTGGATACGTGCGTTGCCTTGTTCGTCGACGCCGTCCTTCTCGCCAGTCACGGCCAAGGGGTTAACCGCCTGCGCCTCATGCGCAATCAAACCTTGATAGGTGGTGCCGTCGCCACTAAAAACTGCGCCGAACACCTTGCGCTGGTAGGTGACGATTCTGTAAGCGTCGATCCGATCAAGGTACGACGACACTTTCGCGTCGCTGATGTACTTTTTGAACCGATAGTCAGAACCGAACAGCGTCATGGTCCCGACGTAGGTGTTGTCGATCCAGACGTCAACGTTGGAACCGGTCCAGTTGTAGTTGTAAACCGTGCCCCCACGGCCTGCGCTCAGGCCTGCTCTGCACCAAGTACCAGCTGAAGATACCCGTCCAGTAATTTCAAGCGCACCCGCGACTGTAAGAATTCCGGGGTTTTGGTTGATGATCCTGACGTCATAGTCTGCTGCGGTTTTGTTGTAGTGGAAGTCGATGTAGGGACTGGTGTTGCTGAGTTCCAAGCCCGCAAACGTGGGAGCAGAGTCTGGGCCGACACCTAGCGCATTCCGCGCTGTGCCCTGAGTGTTACCGCCAGTGCCGCCGGAAGCAATTGCGATAGGCGCAGCCGTCACAGTGATTGATGGGACCGACAACAACCCGTCGTAGCTGTAGCTCATGCTGGGCCCGGTCGCAGTATTGGTCCCGTTGACCGAGCGCCACGTGAATCCACCAGCGCCACCGCCGCGGTTCACGATGAAGTGACCTTCTCCCAAGCCAGATGAGTTCCACCCCACGTACAGCCCCTGAGATCCATAAAGAGCAGCGGCCTGCTGAACTCCCACCTCAGATAACAGCGCCTTTCCGTCCGTGCGACCCGTGCCACCCTTCGCGACCGGGACTGTGTTCTCAACGGCCACCGAGCCCAAGCCGAGTCCGGTACGGGCATCCTTTGGGTTAGCTCCGCCAGTGCCGCCCTTGTCTACAGGAAGCGTGTCGTAGTTGCCAGTGGTGCCGAGTGCGGCCATCTTGTCGCCGAACTGTACTCGCAGCTGGTTGAAAGCGTCGCGCAGCATTTTATCGTAGCCTTGCACAGGCATGATTGCGTATGCGGCACCGCTGACTGTCGCGCCCTTATAGGGTGGCAGAATCGAGATAACCGTGGGGCTGGCCACGTTGGCGATCTCGTAATTAAGTCCGTCCGGACCTATGAATGCATCACCCACTCGCGAGTTAGCGTCAAACGCTACGTTCACGCCAGTTACAGCTGTTGATCCGTTTGTCACCGACACAGTACCGTTTCTAAGCCAAGGCATATTTGTTACTCACTAAATGGATTTCAGACATTCATCTTTGCGAAGACTGCCGGTAGGAAAAATGCTGTTGGGTTAGCGGCGGCAATAGTGATTGCGTAAAGTTTGGCGTTCGGAAAGTCCCACCAGCAATACAGTGCCCGCGATATGG
It includes:
- a CDS encoding DUF2514 domain-containing protein → MKALPWRAVGLLLILLALAGALYGAYRHGVTVTDLAWQAKWAKQVSAQSEAVATTTTDYRTEEQRRQKAANQVANDARQNQTAALTDGSVDDASGELMRIEAGKMAATASCVPSDTGAAERGKAATRAAMVLSDLLGRADARARELAKAYDQSQIAGQACNRLVDALPRPLITSE
- a CDS encoding glycoside hydrolase family 19 protein, which encodes MPITAQQLLQTLPNAGQKAGVFAPVLNTAMSKYQIVTPLRIAAFIAQVGHESGQLRYVRELGGSAYLSKYDTGKLAERLGNTPEADGDGQLYRGRGLIQVTGRANYEACGEALGLDLISHPELLELPQYAAMSAAWFWHRAALNTLADKGDFLTITKRINGGTNGLADRQALYARALEVLA
- a CDS encoding tail fiber domain-containing protein; this translates as MPWLRNGTVSVTNGSTAVTGVNVAFDANSRVGDAFIGPDGLNYEIANVASPTVISILPPYKGATVSGAAYAIMPVQGYDKMLRDAFNQLRVQFGDKMAALGTTGNYDTLPVDKGGTGGANPKDARTGLGLGSVAVENTVPVAKGGTGRTDGKALLSEVGVQQAAALYGSQGLYVGWNSSGLGEGHFIVNRGGGAGGFTWRSVNGTNTATGPSMSYSYDGLLSVPSITVTAAPIAIASGGTGGNTQGTARNALGVGPDSAPTFAGLELSNTSPYIDFHYNKTAADYDVRIINQNPGILTVAGALEITGRVSSAGTWCRAGLSAGRGGTVYNYNWTGSNVDVWIDNTYVGTMTLFGSDYRFKKYISDAKVSSYLDRIDAYRIVTYQRKVFGAVFSGDGTTYQGLIAHEAQAVNPLAVTGEKDGVDEQGNARIQQLDPMALITDLMGAVKELHAEVMALKAAAQPTAEPAAA